One genomic window of Polyangiaceae bacterium includes the following:
- a CDS encoding response regulator gives MAKKQLLLVDADPRSVRVLEVSLKKAGYSVTTAGDGADAFAKINFSTPDLILTDTRLPGLDGYELVRRLKEQPDLAGIPVLFLTSQKSVEDKIRGLELGVEDYLTKPIFVRELITRVNMLLARRTQERIATSQPLSARTRLSGSLEDMGVVDLLQTFEVSRKSGVAVIHDGARDAFVYFREGKVVDAELGRLRGEEAVYRALIWTEGSFEVEFRPVQNEDIVPTSTQGLLMEGMRRVDEWGRLCEQLPSLTTVFEVDHDELVERLNEIPDELNGILKLFDGRRSLLHVVDESPFEDLSTLGTITKLYFEGLLIASESQGLGDDPVHSDEVVPSIEHESQPKLDVALVEAVVPERHSPPRTKTAEPVPDLGIFDAEVDGAAAEAEAARPAATPAAAARSASTAPSQRATLATAADAAMEALDRLAAEAAPAPSPKRTPLPTTTKEGRVGISTQMGLGEATITDPGAPPMRAGWTAKPTLADSPDARAAVAIARSAIESQLPSTKGESPQAKLEAKVIPFPRGSGEEGASKATRIMGSIELPEEASPETRAEAPRARRESPLPATGVEPAPPSARTDPAEMKAEKTAAEQAAPAAKDELEEEAPITRASRPRTKTAPLPAAAEQAPVVDDAERGSSHEHAHDHEHEAAFFADGETGEYEGGPRSIPPGELDLDLDEPLVLPQRSPEQEARRSRFMRVVALAVGFAVGVFVFAMIFKGNKEEPTPAASTSETRGEPATTSPAMSEKPTPPATVDPAPEATAEPEPQEPEAKEPEAKEPEPVKETAPEPKAQPAAAREPAARPPAARPPAARPPAPPAAEPPAPALPPTPPASTGKPPTASFPTN, from the coding sequence GTGGCGAAGAAGCAACTACTGCTGGTCGATGCAGATCCTCGCAGTGTCCGAGTGCTCGAAGTCAGCCTCAAGAAGGCAGGCTACAGCGTCACGACGGCAGGCGACGGTGCAGACGCATTTGCGAAGATCAACTTCTCCACTCCGGACTTGATCCTCACCGACACGCGGCTACCCGGGCTCGATGGATACGAGCTCGTGCGGCGCCTCAAGGAGCAGCCGGATCTCGCGGGGATCCCCGTACTGTTCCTGACTAGCCAAAAGTCGGTGGAGGACAAGATCCGCGGACTCGAGCTTGGGGTAGAGGACTACCTCACGAAGCCGATCTTCGTGCGCGAGCTGATCACCCGGGTGAACATGCTGCTCGCGCGGCGCACACAAGAACGCATCGCAACCAGTCAGCCGCTCAGCGCGCGCACGCGCCTCTCGGGCTCGCTGGAGGACATGGGCGTGGTCGACCTGCTCCAGACCTTCGAGGTCAGCCGCAAGAGCGGTGTGGCGGTGATCCACGACGGCGCGCGTGACGCTTTCGTTTATTTCCGCGAGGGAAAGGTCGTCGACGCGGAGCTCGGTAGGCTTCGGGGCGAGGAGGCCGTCTACCGCGCTTTGATCTGGACCGAAGGCAGTTTCGAGGTCGAGTTCAGGCCGGTGCAGAACGAGGACATCGTTCCCACCTCCACCCAGGGCCTGCTGATGGAGGGCATGCGCCGAGTCGACGAGTGGGGTCGCCTGTGTGAGCAGCTTCCGTCGCTCACCACGGTCTTCGAGGTCGATCACGACGAACTCGTCGAGCGCCTCAACGAGATCCCCGACGAGCTGAACGGGATCCTGAAACTGTTCGATGGGCGCCGGAGTCTGCTGCACGTCGTGGACGAGAGCCCGTTCGAAGACCTGTCCACGCTCGGCACCATCACGAAGCTCTACTTCGAAGGTCTGTTGATCGCGTCCGAGTCCCAAGGCCTCGGCGACGATCCAGTCCACAGCGACGAAGTCGTTCCAAGCATCGAGCACGAGAGTCAGCCGAAGCTCGACGTCGCGCTGGTGGAGGCCGTCGTACCAGAGCGCCACTCGCCCCCCCGAACCAAGACGGCCGAGCCCGTGCCGGATCTTGGGATCTTCGACGCTGAAGTGGATGGCGCCGCAGCGGAGGCTGAAGCAGCACGTCCTGCAGCCACTCCCGCGGCTGCTGCGCGCTCTGCCAGCACCGCGCCGTCTCAGCGCGCTACCCTCGCCACCGCCGCAGACGCCGCGATGGAGGCGCTCGATCGCCTCGCCGCGGAAGCGGCGCCAGCGCCGTCGCCCAAGCGTACGCCCCTGCCAACGACCACCAAGGAAGGTCGCGTTGGGATCTCCACCCAAATGGGGCTCGGCGAGGCGACGATCACCGATCCAGGTGCGCCGCCCATGCGCGCCGGGTGGACCGCGAAGCCAACCCTGGCTGATTCGCCTGACGCCCGCGCTGCGGTCGCGATCGCGCGCAGCGCCATCGAGTCGCAACTCCCGTCGACCAAGGGCGAGTCGCCCCAGGCCAAGCTCGAAGCCAAGGTGATTCCATTTCCTCGAGGAAGCGGAGAAGAGGGCGCGAGCAAGGCCACGCGCATCATGGGCAGCATCGAGCTCCCCGAAGAGGCGAGCCCGGAGACCCGCGCCGAAGCGCCTCGCGCCCGCCGGGAAAGCCCGCTGCCCGCTACCGGTGTGGAGCCGGCACCGCCTTCGGCCCGCACTGATCCCGCGGAGATGAAGGCGGAAAAAACCGCGGCCGAACAGGCGGCGCCCGCAGCCAAAGACGAGCTGGAAGAGGAAGCGCCGATCACCCGCGCTTCACGCCCCCGCACGAAGACCGCGCCGTTGCCTGCAGCGGCCGAGCAGGCGCCTGTCGTCGACGACGCGGAGAGGGGCTCCAGTCACGAGCACGCCCACGACCACGAGCACGAGGCCGCGTTCTTCGCCGACGGCGAGACTGGGGAGTACGAAGGCGGGCCGCGCAGCATCCCTCCGGGCGAGCTCGACCTCGACCTCGATGAGCCGTTGGTCTTGCCCCAGCGTAGCCCGGAGCAAGAGGCGCGGCGGAGCCGGTTCATGCGCGTCGTTGCGCTGGCCGTCGGCTTTGCAGTCGGTGTGTTCGTGTTCGCCATGATCTTCAAGGGCAACAAGGAGGAGCCGACGCCGGCCGCCTCCACTTCGGAGACACGCGGCGAACCGGCCACGACGTCTCCCGCGATGAGCGAGAAGCCCACGCCTCCAGCCACCGTGGACCCTGCACCCGAGGCGACAGCGGAGCCTGAGCCGCAGGAGCCCGAGGCGAAGGAACCAGAGGCCAAAGAGCCGGAGCCGGTCAAGGAGACCGCCCCTGAGCCCAAGGCCCAGCCAGCTGCCGCCCGGGAGCCCGCCGCTCGTCCGCCCGCCGCTCGTCCGCCGGCGGCTCGCCCCCCGGCGCCGCCAGCCGCCGAACCACCAGCGCCGGCGCTGCCTCCGACCCCGCCAGCTTCCACAGGGAAACCGCCGACAGCGTCCTTTCCGACGAACTGA
- a CDS encoding ABC transporter permease yields the protein MAETRAFTRFKRNRGAALGAGLVVFLIVFALLAPLLTGFDPNLSDFDRGRDAIGEPVGPSAVHWLGVDQLFRDQLSRLAHGARISLAVGFVATLLSALVGTAVGLLSGWTSGTRWAVVDQALMGLVDIGLSLPYLVLVMALGVALGDVSLTTLLLVLGFTSWFGTARIIRSKVLQLRGLDFIEAARALGQSDLGIARKHLLPNVIGPLIVIATAHVAAMIIAESVLSYLQVGLPPPTATWGRMLQEGQSAIADRPLLVIAPGVMILLSVLGFNLLGEGLRDALDPNEN from the coding sequence ATGGCGGAGACCCGAGCCTTCACGCGCTTCAAGCGGAATCGCGGAGCTGCGCTCGGGGCTGGCTTGGTCGTCTTCTTGATCGTGTTCGCGCTCCTCGCTCCGTTGCTCACTGGCTTCGACCCGAACCTGAGTGACTTCGACCGCGGACGCGACGCGATTGGAGAGCCCGTCGGGCCGAGCGCGGTGCACTGGCTTGGCGTGGACCAGCTGTTTCGCGACCAGCTGAGTCGCCTGGCTCACGGCGCGCGCATCTCCCTCGCCGTGGGGTTCGTCGCGACCTTGCTGAGCGCCTTGGTCGGTACGGCGGTAGGGCTGCTCTCGGGTTGGACCTCGGGCACTCGCTGGGCGGTCGTGGACCAAGCGCTGATGGGCCTGGTCGACATCGGCCTCAGCTTGCCCTACCTGGTGCTCGTGATGGCGCTTGGCGTGGCGCTCGGAGACGTCTCGCTCACCACCCTGCTCCTGGTGCTCGGTTTCACCAGCTGGTTCGGTACCGCGCGGATCATTCGCTCCAAGGTCCTCCAGCTTCGAGGTTTGGACTTCATCGAAGCCGCCCGCGCGCTCGGGCAGAGCGACCTCGGCATCGCCAGAAAGCACCTGCTGCCGAACGTCATCGGTCCGCTGATCGTGATCGCCACGGCCCACGTTGCCGCGATGATCATCGCGGAGAGCGTGCTCTCCTACTTGCAGGTCGGGCTACCGCCGCCCACGGCCACCTGGGGTCGCATGCTGCAAGAAGGTCAGTCGGCGATCGCGGATCGACCGCTCTTGGTGATCGCCCCGGGAGTGATGATCTTGCTCAGCGTGCTCGGTTTCAACCTCCTCGGAGAAGGCCTACGCGATGCCTTGGACCCGAATGAAAACTGA
- a CDS encoding protein kinase, which translates to MSETLLLFGGHKGPNDKPATEPEPTAKLCPDCGHQFSGEARFCPFDGALLEHRGKWDRSGDPLIGSVVDGRYEVLDVLGEGGMGTVYRVRHTTLGRAFALKVLRKDLAGDRELAARFIQEAKAAASVSHPSVVQITDFGALDGEQPYFVMEMLEGQSLGWLIQHGGAIPAARAVRILRQVAEALGAAHAAGIVHRDLKPDNIHVGSAAGSGSDVVKVLDFGLAKVAGASRLTRQGMVFGTPHYMSPEQASGGTVDHRADIYALGVVMYEMFTGRVPFEADSYMGVLTKHMYVAPTPPSEVVAAARELGALEDMTLRCLQKKPLQRFQSMADFIEELDRVAQVSDDGSVSLRPSEADARPLENLLADELEPPSPEELRIARGRSTESHSHVSIAIAVAGAVALVAAVIWLFTRGSDPSAESAKATASATALAETASLQPTSTPATTPATAEAAPTDDTATETAPNPVEKTAEPAKAKPTPRRAPWTQPYNPAPRPAATPTQTAKPKPQIGGSDIVDPWK; encoded by the coding sequence GTGAGCGAGACACTGTTGCTGTTCGGAGGGCACAAGGGGCCCAACGACAAGCCCGCGACTGAGCCGGAGCCGACTGCCAAGCTGTGTCCTGACTGCGGGCACCAGTTCTCGGGTGAAGCGCGGTTTTGCCCCTTCGACGGTGCCTTGCTCGAACACCGCGGCAAATGGGATCGCAGCGGCGATCCGCTGATCGGCAGCGTCGTCGACGGACGCTATGAAGTGCTCGACGTCCTTGGCGAGGGCGGCATGGGTACCGTCTACCGGGTCCGGCACACCACACTGGGTCGCGCTTTCGCCCTCAAGGTGCTGCGAAAGGATCTCGCCGGCGATCGCGAGTTGGCGGCGCGCTTCATTCAAGAGGCGAAGGCCGCGGCCTCGGTGTCTCACCCCAGCGTGGTTCAGATCACCGATTTTGGCGCACTGGACGGCGAGCAACCGTATTTCGTCATGGAAATGCTCGAGGGTCAGTCGCTGGGCTGGCTGATCCAACACGGCGGCGCCATTCCTGCCGCCCGCGCTGTGCGTATCCTGCGTCAAGTTGCCGAGGCATTGGGCGCCGCCCACGCGGCAGGCATCGTGCATCGCGACCTCAAGCCCGACAATATCCATGTGGGTTCGGCGGCGGGCAGTGGTAGCGACGTGGTGAAGGTGCTCGACTTTGGCTTGGCCAAGGTCGCTGGTGCGAGCCGACTCACGCGTCAAGGCATGGTGTTCGGGACGCCGCACTACATGAGCCCAGAGCAAGCCTCGGGCGGCACCGTGGATCACCGCGCCGACATCTACGCGCTCGGCGTGGTGATGTACGAGATGTTCACCGGGCGAGTGCCATTCGAGGCGGACAGCTACATGGGCGTCTTGACGAAGCACATGTACGTGGCGCCGACGCCGCCGAGTGAAGTCGTAGCGGCTGCCAGGGAGCTTGGCGCGCTCGAGGACATGACGCTGCGCTGCCTGCAAAAGAAGCCGCTTCAGCGCTTCCAAAGCATGGCGGACTTCATCGAGGAGCTGGACCGCGTTGCCCAGGTGAGCGACGACGGCAGTGTCTCGCTTCGCCCATCCGAGGCCGACGCGAGGCCGCTCGAAAACTTGCTTGCGGATGAGCTGGAGCCACCGAGTCCTGAGGAGCTGCGCATCGCCCGCGGGCGCTCGACGGAGTCTCACAGTCACGTCTCGATCGCTATCGCCGTGGCTGGCGCGGTCGCGCTGGTTGCGGCGGTGATTTGGCTCTTCACCCGAGGCAGCGACCCGAGCGCTGAGTCTGCAAAGGCCACCGCGAGCGCTACCGCGCTCGCGGAGACCGCGTCGTTGCAGCCCACGTCCACTCCAGCAACGACACCCGCAACCGCGGAGGCGGCCCCAACCGACGATACCGCAACGGAGACCGCGCCGAACCCCGTGGAAAAGACTGCGGAGCCAGCCAAGGCGAAGCCGACCCCCCGACGCGCTCCTTGGACGCAGCCGTACAATCCCGCCCCGCGCCCTGCGGCTACCCCCACTCAAACTGCCAAGCCCAAGCCGCAAATCGGCGGATCAGACATCGTCGATCCCTGGAAGTGA
- a CDS encoding polysaccharide deacetylase family protein: protein MVVSTHRQPRRRLAQCALLAGGLMIACGGSQRTSPPNQAASEPKTARAAGPSASDDRNPSPELASKGEVPLTPGVESDDTHFPTATSRATVSPAAASPSPEFAHPVVEAHRTRAVVLLYHGFDRGSDPLSVSSIAFKQQMEWLKENRVEVVHLSQLVLFLRGKLLLPERVAVISMDDGMSSVYHRAWPILKRLKLPFSLGITTGLVEDKKRFTMSWEEVREMHDSGLVEVASHGHRHRGLKNLPRKLVDEELTRSRELLEQRLGVSPSVYFYPLGSMDRRARDLVTEAGYDAAFTATGAPIALGTSHLAEVPRTSVFYSDSMGRFSYFFRGFLKTIPHHLLPKPEPLP, encoded by the coding sequence ATGGTTGTGAGCACGCACCGTCAGCCACGTCGTCGCCTCGCGCAGTGTGCGCTCTTGGCCGGTGGCTTGATGATCGCGTGCGGCGGAAGCCAACGCACCTCCCCCCCTAACCAGGCAGCAAGTGAGCCGAAAACGGCTCGTGCCGCGGGTCCCAGCGCGAGCGACGACCGCAACCCTTCGCCGGAGCTGGCTTCCAAGGGAGAGGTGCCGCTCACTCCAGGCGTCGAGAGCGACGACACCCATTTCCCCACGGCAACAAGTCGAGCGACCGTATCTCCGGCAGCAGCATCTCCATCGCCAGAGTTCGCGCATCCCGTGGTCGAGGCACACCGCACGCGCGCGGTGGTCTTGCTCTATCACGGCTTCGACCGGGGTAGTGATCCGCTGAGCGTGTCGAGCATTGCGTTCAAGCAGCAGATGGAGTGGCTGAAGGAGAATCGGGTGGAGGTGGTCCACCTGAGCCAGCTGGTGCTCTTCCTGCGTGGCAAGCTGCTGTTGCCCGAACGAGTCGCCGTGATCAGCATGGATGACGGGATGAGCAGCGTGTACCACCGTGCGTGGCCGATCTTGAAGCGGCTGAAGCTGCCTTTTTCCCTGGGGATCACTACTGGGCTAGTGGAAGACAAGAAGCGCTTTACCATGTCCTGGGAAGAGGTCCGGGAGATGCATGACTCTGGTCTCGTGGAAGTCGCAAGCCACGGCCATCGTCATCGCGGGTTGAAGAACCTGCCAAGGAAGCTCGTGGATGAAGAGCTGACTCGTTCAAGGGAGTTGCTCGAACAGCGCTTGGGGGTGAGCCCCAGCGTGTACTTCTATCCGCTGGGGTCGATGGATCGCCGAGCTCGAGATTTGGTGACCGAGGCGGGGTACGACGCAGCCTTCACCGCGACGGGGGCGCCAATTGCACTAGGCACTTCGCACCTCGCGGAAGTGCCGCGAACCTCCGTCTTCTACTCCGACTCGATGGGGCGCTTCAGCTACTTCTTTCGAGGCTTCTTGAAGACGATCCCGCATCACCTGCTGCCCAAACCAGAGCCGCTGCCTTAG
- a CDS encoding ABC transporter permease yields the protein MLQRLAARLAWSVFTVWAVLTLTFFIFNWLPGDPARVMAGPQARPADVEVIRKQLGLDQPLYVRYGRFFTQMVRVGGDEKSHPNATKLVGSVSLDLGESYLQRQPVTKLLGSAIGPTFLVGVLALAIQLSVGILFGVLAAYRRHTVFDWGAVGLTLIGISAPTFLTGLLLQAVFARWLNWFPLVYSGDESQLLKSAFLPSLTLGLYGAAYYTRLVRDEMLTLLGSGYVRTARAKGLSESVVVFKHALRNALVPLVTVIGMNIGTLVGGAIVTERIFRWPGVGTLTVNAIFDRDGPVVVGVVLLFAVAVVLSNLLVDFSYALLDPRVRSRSH from the coding sequence ATGCTGCAGCGACTCGCAGCCCGTCTGGCTTGGTCCGTGTTCACGGTGTGGGCCGTATTGACCCTCACGTTCTTCATTTTCAACTGGCTGCCGGGTGATCCGGCTCGGGTCATGGCGGGTCCTCAAGCGCGCCCCGCCGACGTGGAAGTGATTCGCAAACAGCTCGGCTTGGATCAGCCGCTCTACGTGCGCTACGGGCGCTTCTTCACGCAGATGGTGCGCGTGGGGGGCGACGAGAAGTCTCACCCCAATGCGACCAAGCTCGTGGGGTCGGTGAGCCTCGATCTCGGTGAGAGCTACCTGCAACGGCAACCCGTGACGAAGCTACTCGGCAGCGCGATCGGGCCGACGTTCCTCGTAGGCGTATTGGCACTTGCCATCCAGCTTTCCGTAGGGATCTTATTCGGAGTCCTCGCGGCATACCGACGGCACACCGTGTTCGACTGGGGGGCCGTCGGCCTGACGCTGATTGGCATCAGCGCGCCGACATTCCTCACGGGGTTGTTGCTGCAAGCGGTCTTCGCGCGCTGGCTAAACTGGTTTCCGCTGGTCTATTCGGGGGATGAATCGCAGCTGCTCAAGTCCGCCTTCCTGCCTTCCCTCACCCTGGGGTTGTATGGCGCCGCCTATTACACGCGCTTGGTGCGCGACGAGATGCTCACGCTGCTCGGCAGTGGCTATGTGCGCACCGCGCGAGCAAAGGGCTTGTCGGAGTCTGTCGTCGTGTTCAAGCACGCGCTTCGCAATGCCCTGGTGCCGCTTGTGACGGTGATCGGCATGAATATCGGCACCCTGGTGGGCGGCGCGATCGTGACTGAGCGCATTTTTCGTTGGCCCGGAGTGGGCACGCTCACGGTGAATGCGATCTTCGACCGCGACGGGCCGGTGGTGGTCGGTGTGGTGCTGCTGTTCGCCGTCGCCGTGGTGCTGTCGAACTTGCTGGTCGACTTCTCCTACGCCTTGCTCGACCCCCGAGTGCGCTCCCGTTCGCATTGA
- a CDS encoding SPFH domain-containing protein: protein MGIMDFVKGGVQQMMIARPDEYKEKVFYKHPDQQFPFWSQLTVDSDEVALFFKDGTAQGILPPGRHTLSTQNIPFLGKFVSEFTGGNVFISEIFFVTTRPIFRDQNSQPLGFGGPLGSMRDPELEIRVNPRAFGTYSFKVTDPAVFIGKFIGQSGAVDPDVALQWVRDQILMGLKSVLTRMMKSGDITLMDLGECGPDVAREIVQNCPDLTEKGLQVMEIAKLNINLSKEDEARIDEFQDQIVQAKLDRRKAKIGVGTAEAEAQQRQFGLDQDFSNAQRYVNQVDMNRYGQFAGAQATMGLGEGLKQGGDGVSAGVAGAGMMAGMGLGAGLNAGAHGYPPQGYPPPGYGYPPPGYPPQGYPGYPPPGYPPQGYPGQQPGYPPQQGAPQQGAPQGQGYPPQQGYPPPGYPPQGYPGQQPGYPPQQGYPQQGYPQQGYPQQQAGGYGPPPGAPPQGAAPQGAAPQGAPPQGAPGGAEFPGGPCPKCNTANAAGAKFCAACATPLG from the coding sequence ATGGGGATCATGGATTTCGTCAAGGGCGGCGTGCAGCAGATGATGATCGCTCGCCCCGACGAGTACAAAGAGAAGGTCTTCTACAAGCATCCGGATCAGCAGTTTCCATTCTGGAGTCAGCTGACGGTCGATTCGGATGAAGTCGCGCTGTTCTTCAAGGACGGCACGGCTCAGGGGATCCTCCCACCAGGGCGCCATACCCTGAGCACACAGAACATCCCCTTCCTCGGTAAGTTCGTTTCCGAATTTACGGGCGGAAATGTATTCATCAGCGAGATCTTCTTCGTCACCACTCGACCGATTTTCCGCGATCAGAATAGCCAGCCGCTAGGCTTCGGCGGTCCGCTCGGGTCGATGCGCGACCCTGAGTTGGAGATCCGAGTCAACCCCAGGGCGTTCGGCACATACTCCTTCAAGGTTACGGATCCCGCGGTCTTCATTGGCAAGTTCATCGGCCAGAGTGGCGCGGTGGATCCCGATGTGGCGCTGCAGTGGGTGCGCGACCAGATCCTGATGGGATTGAAGTCCGTGCTGACCCGGATGATGAAGTCCGGGGATATCACCCTGATGGACCTCGGCGAATGCGGCCCGGACGTCGCCCGCGAGATCGTGCAAAACTGCCCAGACCTCACGGAAAAGGGTCTCCAGGTGATGGAGATCGCCAAGCTCAACATCAACCTGAGCAAGGAAGACGAAGCTCGCATCGACGAGTTCCAAGACCAAATCGTCCAGGCCAAGCTTGATCGGCGCAAGGCGAAGATTGGCGTCGGCACCGCAGAGGCCGAGGCACAGCAACGCCAGTTTGGTCTCGACCAGGACTTCTCGAACGCTCAACGCTACGTGAACCAGGTCGATATGAACCGCTATGGCCAGTTTGCAGGCGCGCAGGCGACGATGGGCCTCGGCGAAGGACTCAAGCAAGGCGGCGATGGCGTTTCCGCGGGGGTAGCGGGAGCGGGCATGATGGCCGGTATGGGGCTCGGCGCCGGCCTGAACGCGGGCGCTCACGGTTATCCTCCCCAAGGCTACCCGCCGCCCGGCTACGGCTATCCGCCGCCCGGTTATCCGCCCCAAGGCTATCCCGGCTATCCGCCTCCTGGCTATCCGCCTCAAGGCTATCCAGGACAGCAGCCCGGCTATCCGCCCCAGCAAGGTGCGCCGCAACAGGGTGCGCCCCAGGGTCAGGGTTATCCGCCTCAGCAGGGGTACCCGCCGCCTGGCTATCCGCCCCAGGGTTATCCTGGCCAGCAGCCGGGCTACCCGCCTCAGCAAGGTTATCCGCAGCAAGGCTACCCGCAGCAGGGCTACCCGCAGCAACAGGCCGGCGGCTACGGTCCCCCGCCTGGCGCGCCTCCCCAAGGCGCCGCGCCTCAGGGGGCAGCGCCTCAAGGGGCGCCGCCGCAAGGTGCGCCCGGTGGCGCGGAGTTCCCCGGTGGGCCGTGTCCCAAGTGCAACACGGCGAATGCCGCTGGCGCGAAGTTCTGCGCCGCGTGTGCGACGCCTCTCGGCTGA
- a CDS encoding ABC transporter substrate-binding protein — protein sequence MSVLCATLGCDEKLSAPIGKRVGESPTRGGTLRTAFFTGIRTLDPATGFSTTNAALGNLMFDTLLTYDDVGNLVPQLADKYSVSPDGKHYVFQLRRGVLFHDGSELTADDVVRSVRRTLAPDTPSPASFYDRIAGYQDYRKGKSKELGVHADGKYTVSFDLSEPDSTFLHVLALQLVAPVCKSAGETWSNAFGSKPCGTGPFELVRYEPNLYVKFKRFEGYWQPGKPYLDGVEWELKVETLTQRYKLERGEYDYVREFSRADLARLRGDSRWEPYGEWEAPHTVFGAFMNTEIPPFNNRHMRRAVAFAINREHIAAIRPGQIVPQYKLVPNVVIPATPGYPAQRYDLDAALEEMRLAGYPYDPKTGEGGYPKEIDYLALVDSFGQQTAEITQQELKKIGIRINLRLVGWPTFQALTGRRGASVMGTTGWHPDFPEPSNFFESTLSSDAIAEENCQNSSFFSNQELDALMKKARGSSDAAERQRMYRRAEAIVTEEAPWVFTHAQRYYEVTQPYVHGYHPHPVMTQRVRWSWIDTTQLQRKVACLLPGTQCDRGALPASLGMGLGRGGR from the coding sequence GTGAGTGTGCTATGCGCCACCCTGGGCTGCGACGAAAAGCTGTCGGCGCCCATCGGTAAGCGCGTGGGTGAGTCGCCAACGCGTGGCGGGACACTGCGCACGGCTTTCTTCACCGGCATCCGTACGCTGGATCCGGCAACCGGCTTCTCGACCACGAACGCCGCGCTCGGAAACCTGATGTTCGACACGTTGCTCACCTACGACGACGTCGGAAACCTGGTACCTCAGCTCGCTGACAAGTACAGCGTGTCTCCGGACGGCAAGCACTACGTCTTTCAGCTGCGGCGCGGCGTACTGTTCCACGACGGCAGCGAACTCACCGCAGACGACGTCGTTCGCAGCGTGCGGCGCACCCTCGCCCCTGACACTCCGAGCCCCGCGAGCTTTTACGATCGCATCGCCGGCTACCAAGATTACCGCAAGGGAAAGAGCAAAGAGCTCGGTGTACATGCCGACGGCAAGTACACCGTCAGCTTCGACCTCTCCGAGCCGGACTCCACCTTTCTCCACGTGTTGGCCCTGCAGCTGGTCGCTCCGGTGTGCAAGAGCGCCGGTGAGACCTGGAGCAACGCATTTGGCTCCAAGCCTTGCGGCACCGGCCCCTTCGAGCTCGTGCGCTACGAGCCGAACCTGTACGTCAAGTTCAAGCGCTTCGAGGGCTACTGGCAGCCGGGAAAGCCCTACCTCGACGGCGTCGAGTGGGAGCTGAAGGTCGAGACGCTGACCCAGCGCTACAAGCTGGAGCGCGGCGAGTACGACTACGTGCGCGAGTTTAGCCGCGCGGATTTGGCGCGGCTGCGCGGCGACAGCCGCTGGGAACCCTACGGCGAGTGGGAGGCGCCCCACACGGTGTTCGGCGCGTTCATGAACACCGAGATCCCGCCCTTCAATAACCGTCACATGCGCCGCGCGGTCGCCTTCGCGATCAATCGCGAGCACATTGCAGCGATCCGCCCGGGGCAAATCGTGCCTCAGTACAAGCTAGTGCCAAACGTGGTGATCCCCGCGACACCGGGCTACCCCGCTCAGCGTTACGACCTCGACGCTGCGTTGGAAGAGATGCGCCTCGCCGGCTATCCGTACGACCCGAAGACTGGTGAAGGCGGCTACCCCAAGGAGATAGACTACCTCGCGCTGGTGGACTCCTTTGGGCAACAGACGGCAGAGATCACCCAGCAAGAGCTCAAGAAGATCGGCATCCGGATCAACCTACGCCTCGTTGGCTGGCCCACCTTTCAAGCGCTCACGGGTCGACGTGGGGCCTCGGTGATGGGCACCACCGGCTGGCACCCGGACTTTCCCGAGCCCAGCAACTTCTTCGAGTCGACCCTCTCGAGCGACGCCATCGCAGAAGAAAACTGCCAGAACAGCTCCTTCTTCAGCAATCAAGAGCTCGACGCGCTGATGAAGAAGGCACGTGGTAGCTCCGACGCCGCTGAGCGTCAGCGCATGTATCGCCGCGCGGAAGCGATTGTCACCGAGGAGGCGCCCTGGGTGTTTACTCATGCCCAGCGCTACTACGAAGTCACCCAGCCGTACGTCCACGGCTACCACCCACACCCGGTGATGACTCAACGCGTGCGCTGGAGCTGGATCGACACGACGCAGCTCCAGCGTAAGGTCGCCTGCCTGCTCCCCGGGACGCAATGCGACAGGGGCGCGCTGCCTGCAAGCCTCGGTATGGGCCTCGGCAGAGGGGGCCGCTGA